The proteins below are encoded in one region of Rhabdothermincola salaria:
- a CDS encoding tyrosine-type recombinase/integrase — protein MRGHVAKKGNRYYAVVYEGTDPATGKERRRWYQGGATRREAERVLTELVKRMHDGDYRSPERITLGDYLVERWLPVRKTQVGHSTYASYRQTINSHVLPRIGMIPLQRLTPEDLEGFYADLLTEGRLNGGGGGLSPKTVRNIHGMLHKALADACRKGTVQRNVAGLADPPRVRRRSAMTVWDAAQLRQFLAEIEDHPLGTAFHLAAHTGMRRGEVLGLQWSDVDLDAARLSVHQAVTNVAYEKRLGDVKTETGRRMVDLDARTVDVLRAWRKTQIAEHQLTGRRWSEDGFVFARPDGEPIHPDYVSQCFERHLAKSSLPRIRLHDLRHTHATILLKAGVPVKVVSERLGHSSPAFTMTVYQHVLPGMQAEAARVFGEAMFSEKAT, from the coding sequence GTGAGAGGCCACGTCGCCAAGAAGGGCAACCGCTACTACGCCGTCGTCTACGAGGGCACCGACCCGGCCACCGGCAAAGAACGCCGCCGCTGGTACCAGGGCGGCGCCACCCGCCGAGAAGCCGAGCGGGTGCTCACCGAGCTCGTGAAGCGGATGCACGACGGCGACTACCGCTCCCCCGAGCGGATCACCCTCGGTGACTACCTCGTCGAGCGGTGGCTCCCTGTCCGCAAGACCCAGGTCGGCCACAGCACCTACGCCTCGTACCGCCAGACGATCAACTCCCACGTGCTCCCCCGCATCGGGATGATCCCGCTGCAGCGCCTCACCCCCGAGGACCTCGAGGGCTTCTACGCCGACTTGCTCACCGAGGGCCGGCTCAACGGCGGTGGTGGAGGGCTCTCCCCCAAGACCGTGCGGAACATCCACGGCATGCTGCACAAGGCGCTCGCCGACGCCTGCCGCAAGGGCACCGTCCAGCGCAACGTGGCCGGCCTCGCCGACCCGCCGCGGGTGCGTCGACGTTCGGCGATGACGGTGTGGGACGCCGCCCAGCTCCGCCAGTTCCTCGCCGAGATCGAGGACCACCCGCTCGGCACCGCGTTCCACCTCGCCGCCCACACCGGGATGCGCCGTGGCGAGGTACTGGGGCTCCAGTGGAGCGACGTCGACCTCGACGCCGCCCGCCTCTCGGTCCACCAGGCCGTCACCAACGTCGCCTACGAGAAGCGCCTCGGCGACGTGAAGACCGAGACCGGCCGCCGCATGGTCGACCTCGACGCTCGGACAGTCGACGTTCTACGAGCGTGGCGGAAGACGCAGATCGCCGAGCACCAGCTGACCGGCCGACGGTGGAGCGAGGACGGCTTCGTGTTCGCCCGCCCCGACGGCGAGCCGATCCACCCCGACTACGTCAGCCAGTGCTTCGAGCGTCACCTGGCCAAGTCGTCACTGCCGAGGATCCGCCTCCACGACCTGCGCCACACCCACGCAACGATCCTGCTCAAGGCCGGCGTCCCGGTGAAGGTCGTCAGCGAACGCCTCGGCCACAGCAGCCCCGCCTTCACCATGACCGTCTACCAGCACGTCCTCCCAGGCATGCAGGCCGAGGCCGCTCGGGTATTCGGCGAGGCAATGTTCAGCGAGAAAGCGACCTAA
- a CDS encoding helix-turn-helix domain-containing protein: protein METPQLLPDFLTVEEAARVLRIGRTAAYGLTRQWRATAGAEGLPVVRFGRQLRVPRAALETYAGGPLTAPPTGRVANKVHTSKTHPVKAVASRRLSNPSISCEQPSLFDEA, encoded by the coding sequence GTGGAGACGCCCCAGCTGCTGCCGGACTTCCTCACCGTCGAAGAGGCCGCCCGGGTGCTGCGGATCGGCCGCACCGCGGCCTACGGGCTGACCCGGCAGTGGCGGGCAACCGCGGGCGCCGAGGGTCTCCCAGTCGTGCGCTTCGGTCGTCAGCTCCGCGTGCCACGGGCGGCGCTCGAGACCTACGCCGGTGGTCCGCTCACGGCGCCGCCGACCGGGCGCGTTGCGAACAAGGTCCATACCTCCAAGACCCACCCCGTGAAGGCCGTCGCGTCGCGCCGCTTGTCGAATCCCTCGATCAGCTGCGAGCAGCCTTCGCTGTTCGACGAAGCCTGA
- a CDS encoding type I restriction-modification enzyme R subunit C-terminal domain-containing protein — protein sequence MTQADSSYVPPEQRARQRIDAMLEAAGWVVQDYKAINLYGGIGVAVRELVTTAGPADYVLFVNRQAVGVIEAKKQGTTLSGVEWQTVKYQTNVPDALPSFLIDGRLPYGYESTGEETWFTCRLDPEPTSRRVFWFHRPETLEWEIEGQVDHGGGTLRARIPAMPELVHDPARLRDAQFEAITNVEASLKGNRSRALIQMATGSGKTFAAANICERLISNAQAKRILFLVDRGNLGEQTLKEFQGFEVPGSGHKFTELYNVQHLTHNKVDSVASVSIGTIQRVYSMLRGDVELADDIDELSTFDTSPTRPVEVDYQPALPIEAFDVIIVDECHRSIYGVWRQVLEYFDAFLIGLTATPGKQTFGFFNKNLVMEYGFPQAVADGVNVDFDVFRLSTAISEQGSTIEGGQGYVTTFRDRETRTERLEEVDEDLTYDEKALDKKVVAKDQIRTVVRAIRDNLPAMFPDRELDEHGRLRHIPKTLIFAKDDSHAEDIVRIAREELGKGNEVIAKITYKTSDGSTPKEVLQAFRGSYFPRIAVTVDMIATGTDVKPIEMVVFMRMVRSRNFFEQMKGRGVRTIDDHDLIQVTPDAHHKDRFVLVDAVGVTETKLIESTPLERKRGVSLEKLLHQVSLGQISEDLVSSLASRLARIDVRISPADRDKIEAVAGHSMKSIEHGLIRAIDPDEQLAAARAAAGTSEPTDAELEKAKRVLFDEAVMPLAANPDLRVELVNVQRSFDQVIDEISIDTVTRAEFSVDARARAEATIDSFKAFLDEHKDEITALQVLYSRPYVKRLTYADVKELADAISRPPHRWTAERLWEAYETLDAAKVHGAAGTLLTNIVSLVRYTLGVDDELAPFPQQVEERFEAWLTQQQNAGRTFTDEQLAWLRLIRDHLAASLSIEPRELLDPPFSQHGGLGRARELFGHDLDDLLADLAETVAA from the coding sequence ATGACCCAGGCGGATTCTTCCTACGTTCCTCCGGAGCAGCGCGCCCGGCAGCGGATCGACGCCATGCTCGAAGCCGCCGGTTGGGTTGTGCAGGACTACAAGGCGATCAACCTGTACGGGGGCATCGGTGTGGCCGTGCGAGAGCTCGTGACGACAGCGGGGCCGGCGGACTACGTGCTGTTCGTGAACCGCCAGGCCGTCGGGGTGATCGAAGCCAAGAAGCAGGGCACCACGCTTTCCGGTGTGGAGTGGCAGACGGTCAAGTACCAGACCAACGTGCCTGACGCTCTTCCCTCGTTCCTGATCGACGGCCGGCTGCCCTACGGCTACGAGTCGACCGGTGAGGAGACGTGGTTCACCTGTCGCCTGGACCCGGAGCCGACCTCTCGTCGAGTGTTCTGGTTCCATCGTCCCGAGACGCTCGAGTGGGAGATCGAAGGCCAGGTCGACCACGGCGGCGGCACGTTGCGGGCCCGCATCCCCGCCATGCCAGAGCTCGTGCACGATCCGGCTCGCCTCCGGGATGCCCAGTTCGAGGCGATCACCAACGTCGAGGCGTCGCTGAAGGGCAACCGCTCCCGAGCACTCATCCAGATGGCGACAGGGTCGGGCAAGACGTTCGCCGCGGCGAACATCTGCGAGCGGCTCATCTCCAACGCTCAAGCCAAGCGCATCTTGTTCCTCGTCGACCGCGGCAACCTGGGCGAGCAGACGCTCAAGGAGTTCCAGGGCTTCGAGGTCCCGGGCTCGGGCCACAAGTTCACCGAGCTCTACAACGTGCAGCACCTCACCCACAACAAGGTCGACTCGGTGGCCAGCGTCTCCATCGGCACGATCCAGCGGGTCTATTCGATGCTGCGCGGCGACGTCGAGCTGGCCGACGACATCGACGAACTGTCGACCTTCGACACCAGCCCCACCCGACCGGTCGAAGTCGACTACCAACCGGCGCTGCCGATCGAGGCGTTCGACGTGATCATCGTCGACGAGTGCCACCGCTCGATCTACGGGGTGTGGCGCCAAGTCCTCGAGTACTTCGACGCCTTCCTCATCGGGCTCACCGCCACCCCCGGCAAGCAGACCTTCGGGTTCTTCAACAAGAACCTGGTGATGGAGTACGGGTTCCCCCAGGCCGTGGCCGACGGGGTCAACGTCGACTTCGACGTGTTCCGGCTCTCCACCGCCATCAGCGAGCAGGGCTCGACGATCGAAGGCGGACAGGGCTACGTCACCACCTTCCGCGACCGCGAGACCCGCACCGAGCGGCTCGAGGAGGTCGACGAGGACCTCACCTACGACGAGAAGGCCCTCGACAAGAAGGTCGTGGCCAAGGATCAGATCCGCACGGTCGTCCGGGCCATCCGAGACAACCTGCCGGCGATGTTCCCCGACCGTGAGCTCGATGAGCACGGTCGGCTGCGTCACATCCCGAAGACGCTGATCTTCGCCAAGGACGACAGCCATGCCGAGGACATCGTCCGCATCGCTCGTGAGGAGCTCGGCAAGGGCAACGAGGTGATCGCCAAGATCACCTACAAGACCTCCGACGGATCGACTCCGAAGGAGGTGCTGCAGGCGTTCCGCGGCAGCTACTTCCCGCGCATCGCCGTCACCGTCGACATGATCGCCACCGGCACCGACGTGAAGCCGATCGAGATGGTCGTGTTCATGCGGATGGTGCGCTCCCGGAACTTCTTCGAGCAGATGAAGGGCCGCGGCGTGCGCACCATCGACGACCACGACCTGATCCAGGTCACCCCGGACGCGCACCACAAGGACCGGTTCGTGCTCGTCGACGCCGTCGGGGTGACCGAGACCAAGCTCATCGAGTCCACCCCACTCGAGCGCAAGCGCGGGGTGTCGCTCGAGAAGCTTCTCCACCAGGTCTCCCTCGGTCAGATCAGCGAGGACCTCGTCTCGTCGCTGGCTTCCCGGCTGGCCCGCATCGACGTCCGCATCTCGCCCGCCGATCGCGACAAGATCGAAGCGGTTGCTGGTCATTCGATGAAGTCGATCGAGCACGGCCTCATCCGAGCCATCGACCCCGACGAACAGCTCGCTGCAGCTCGAGCCGCGGCCGGCACCAGCGAGCCGACCGATGCCGAGTTGGAGAAGGCCAAGAGGGTCCTGTTCGATGAGGCAGTCATGCCTCTCGCTGCCAACCCCGATCTCCGCGTCGAACTGGTCAACGTGCAGCGCAGCTTCGACCAGGTCATCGACGAGATCAGCATCGACACCGTCACCCGAGCGGAGTTCTCCGTCGACGCCCGCGCCCGGGCCGAAGCCACCATCGACTCGTTCAAGGCGTTCCTCGACGAGCACAAGGACGAGATCACCGCGCTCCAGGTGCTCTACAGCCGCCCCTACGTCAAGCGCCTCACCTACGCCGACGTAAAAGAACTGGCCGATGCCATCAGCCGGCCCCCGCACCGCTGGACCGCCGAACGGCTTTGGGAGGCCTACGAGACCCTTGACGCTGCCAAGGTCCACGGCGCGGCGGGCACCCTGCTCACCAACATCGTCTCCCTCGTTCGGTACACGCTCGGCGTCGACGACGAGCTCGCCCCGTTCCCCCAGCAGGTCGAAGAACGCTTTGAGGCCTGGCTCACCCAACAGCAGAATGCTGGCCGGACCTTCACTGACGAACAGCTCGCTTGGCTCCGACTCATCCGGGACCACCTCGCCGCATCACTGTCCATCGAGCCACGGGAACTGCTTGACCCGCCCTTCAGCCAGCACGGCGGCCTCGGCCGCGCCCGTGAGCTATTTGGTCACGATCTCGACGACCTGCTAGCCGACCTCGCCGAGACAGTCGCGGCATGA
- a CDS encoding restriction endonuclease subunit S produces MTLRVHPDEIVASSSSPLLGVAPWWERARLGDLVEVTNGAAFKSDLFNNDGVGEPLVRIRDVGRDFTQVHYAGPFEERHVIGPGDILVGMDGDFRVAPWLGPRAVLNQRVCRLRVLDPSTYDERFLLLVLQPYLDAVHAVTSAVTVKHLSSRTIEDLPIPLPPRAEQEKIVAALDERLSGIDNAIQALTRARVRLSQLRSQLVGAVLGLSGAPNLNDDDPSVPLPMGWRWVRASDACEMVSSGSTPKAADLYPDSGEIPFIKVYNLGFDGRLDFAIKPTFVTRKTHESLLRRSRLRPGDVLINIVGPPLGKLSVVPDDYPEWNMNQAVAAFRPRPILRSEFLAYLLMDRIVVDPLLRTGKATAGQINLNISACRRLWLPVPPAEVQAQLVNRLDAAMSSWTSALDQVNASSSRGHALRRSVLAAGLSGQLVPREQDDGSAYVPLERRRRVGLVKRNRRVKAS; encoded by the coding sequence ATGACGCTTCGCGTGCACCCGGATGAGATCGTCGCTTCCTCCTCGTCACCCCTTCTTGGTGTCGCCCCATGGTGGGAGCGAGCTCGACTCGGTGACCTGGTCGAGGTGACGAACGGGGCGGCATTCAAGTCCGACCTATTCAACAACGACGGCGTAGGGGAGCCGCTCGTCCGAATCCGTGACGTTGGTCGGGACTTCACCCAGGTGCACTACGCGGGGCCGTTTGAGGAGCGCCACGTCATTGGTCCTGGGGACATCCTTGTCGGCATGGACGGCGACTTCCGGGTAGCCCCCTGGCTTGGCCCGCGAGCGGTACTGAATCAGCGAGTCTGTCGGCTCCGCGTGCTCGATCCCAGTACCTACGACGAGCGCTTTCTCCTCCTCGTTCTGCAGCCGTATCTGGACGCGGTACACGCCGTAACTTCTGCCGTCACCGTCAAGCACCTGTCCTCCCGCACGATCGAGGACTTGCCGATTCCCCTGCCTCCGAGAGCCGAGCAGGAGAAGATCGTCGCAGCGCTCGACGAACGCCTCTCTGGCATAGACAACGCAATCCAAGCGCTGACGCGGGCCCGAGTCCGTCTTAGTCAGCTTCGCTCGCAGCTCGTCGGAGCAGTACTTGGTCTGTCGGGCGCGCCGAACCTCAATGACGACGATCCGTCGGTGCCACTACCGATGGGTTGGCGTTGGGTCCGAGCATCAGACGCGTGCGAGATGGTGTCCTCGGGGAGCACTCCGAAGGCCGCCGACCTCTATCCCGACTCTGGCGAGATCCCGTTCATCAAGGTCTACAACCTCGGATTCGATGGCAGATTGGACTTCGCCATCAAGCCCACGTTCGTCACGAGGAAGACACACGAATCACTGCTCCGCCGCTCGCGGCTACGTCCGGGCGACGTACTGATCAACATTGTCGGACCGCCGCTCGGGAAGCTCTCGGTGGTGCCAGATGACTATCCCGAATGGAACATGAACCAGGCTGTCGCGGCATTTCGTCCGCGCCCGATCCTCCGCAGCGAGTTCCTCGCGTACCTCTTAATGGATCGAATAGTCGTCGATCCGCTGTTGCGGACGGGGAAGGCCACGGCCGGACAGATCAATCTGAACATATCGGCCTGCCGCCGGCTCTGGCTCCCTGTGCCTCCGGCCGAGGTGCAGGCCCAGCTGGTCAACCGACTCGATGCCGCGATGAGTTCGTGGACGTCCGCTCTTGATCAGGTGAATGCTTCGAGCTCAAGAGGTCACGCCTTGCGTCGGTCGGTCCTCGCTGCAGGGTTGTCGGGACAGCTCGTGCCTCGGGAACAAGATGACGGTTCGGCATACGTGCCGCTCGAGCGGAGGCGGCGGGTGGGCTTGGTGAAGCGCAACCGGAGGGTGAAGGCGTCGTGA
- a CDS encoding type I restriction-modification system subunit M — protein MSDTKVIVDKLWNYCDILRDDGLSYGDYLEQLTYLLFLKMAEEQRELGLDRIMPEGYDWPSLLGRKGEALEAHYIAILNHLGGTDDLLGVIFRKAQNRIQDPAKLERLIKDLIGQETWMTLGADVKGDAYEGLLERNAADTKSGAGQYFTPRALISAMVDVMQPSPDMRICDPACGTGGFFLAAFDNIVRNNPNLDPDQKRHIRSGLFTGWEIVDNTARLCAMNLLLHGIESPESDSPIHVDDALRADPGERFDMVLTNPPFGKKSSVQIVTAEGKAERQSLTVVRDDFWASTSNKQLNFVQHVKTLLKVEGTAAVVVPDNVLFEGGAGETIRRKLLHECDVHTLLRLPTGIFYAQGVKANVLFFDRKPGSDTPWTEDLWIYDLRTNKHFTLKTNSLARADLDDFVECYKPGHRGKREESERFHRFSYDELIARDKASLDISWLRDESLEDTDNLPAPGVIAAEIVEDLQAALEEFTALAESLQAIGVDVEEA, from the coding sequence GTGAGCGACACCAAGGTGATCGTCGACAAGTTGTGGAACTATTGCGACATCCTTCGGGATGACGGCCTGTCGTACGGCGACTACCTGGAGCAGTTGACATACCTGCTGTTCTTGAAGATGGCCGAGGAGCAGCGGGAGCTCGGGCTCGATCGGATCATGCCAGAGGGCTACGACTGGCCGTCGCTGCTCGGCAGAAAGGGCGAGGCGCTCGAGGCGCATTACATCGCGATCCTCAACCACCTCGGCGGCACCGACGACCTGCTCGGTGTCATCTTCCGCAAGGCCCAGAACCGCATCCAGGACCCGGCCAAGCTCGAGCGATTGATCAAGGATCTGATCGGCCAAGAGACCTGGATGACCCTCGGCGCCGATGTGAAGGGCGACGCCTACGAGGGCCTGCTTGAGCGAAACGCGGCTGACACGAAGTCCGGCGCCGGGCAGTACTTCACGCCGCGTGCGTTGATCTCGGCGATGGTCGACGTGATGCAGCCGAGCCCGGACATGCGGATCTGCGACCCGGCCTGTGGCACCGGCGGTTTTTTCCTCGCTGCGTTCGACAACATCGTCCGCAACAACCCGAACCTCGATCCCGACCAGAAGCGGCACATCCGCTCGGGCCTATTCACCGGCTGGGAGATCGTCGACAACACCGCCCGCCTGTGTGCGATGAACCTGCTGCTGCACGGCATCGAGTCACCTGAGTCGGACAGCCCGATCCACGTCGACGACGCCCTGCGGGCCGACCCGGGTGAGCGGTTCGACATGGTGCTCACCAACCCGCCGTTCGGAAAGAAGTCGTCGGTCCAGATCGTCACTGCCGAGGGCAAGGCCGAGCGGCAGAGCCTCACCGTGGTGCGTGATGATTTTTGGGCGTCGACGTCCAACAAGCAGCTCAACTTCGTCCAGCACGTGAAGACCCTGCTCAAGGTCGAGGGCACTGCCGCTGTGGTGGTACCCGACAACGTGTTGTTCGAGGGCGGCGCCGGCGAGACCATTCGACGCAAGCTGCTCCACGAGTGCGACGTCCACACGCTGCTGCGCCTGCCGACCGGGATCTTCTACGCCCAAGGTGTGAAGGCCAACGTTCTGTTCTTCGACCGCAAGCCCGGCTCCGACACCCCGTGGACCGAGGACCTGTGGATCTACGACCTGCGGACGAACAAGCACTTCACCCTCAAGACCAACTCCCTCGCGCGCGCTGACCTCGATGACTTCGTCGAGTGCTACAAGCCCGGCCACCGTGGCAAGCGGGAGGAGAGCGAGCGGTTCCATCGCTTCAGCTACGACGAACTCATCGCTCGTGACAAGGCCAGCCTCGACATCTCCTGGCTCCGCGACGAGAGCCTCGAGGACACTGACAACCTTCCGGCCCCCGGTGTGATCGCCGCCGAGATCGTCGAGGACCTCCAGGCCGCCCTCGAGGAGTTCACCGCCCTGGCTGAATCTCTCCAGGCCATCGGCGTCGACGTCGAGGAGGCGTGA
- a CDS encoding DUF7662 domain-containing protein has product MAKYDPLHEHLVSKPDSLLKLSFSEIERIFGEPLPASARKHQAWWANESDGSHVEARAWLDAGYRTQGLDLNSETIEFVRG; this is encoded by the coding sequence ATGGCCAAGTACGACCCACTGCACGAGCACCTCGTATCGAAGCCCGACTCGTTGCTGAAGCTCTCGTTCTCGGAGATCGAGCGGATCTTCGGCGAGCCGCTTCCGGCGTCGGCACGGAAGCACCAGGCGTGGTGGGCCAACGAGTCCGACGGGAGCCACGTCGAAGCTCGGGCCTGGCTGGACGCCGGCTATCGCACCCAAGGGCTCGATCTCAACTCCGAGACCATCGAGTTCGTCCGAGGCTGA
- the rpsB gene encoding 30S ribosomal protein S2 produces MSQLLEAGVHYGGSTRRWNPKMKRFIHGERNGIYIIDLQQTLGRIETAYVYVRDLVADGGTILFVGTKRQAQDSVQFYAEKCGMPYVNERWLGGMLTNFQTISKRVAKMKEYLRMRDSGEFEAMPKKEALLISRELEKLERNLGGVRNMERLPDAVFVLDTKKEDIAVTEANKLGLPIVAVVDTNCDPDIIQYVIPGNDDAIRSANLMARVVADAVEEGRFIASRKRGAAADAAAPAVQERSAEEVAAHEAAQAKARRQAAEAAAARDARIAAEQAEPAQSAEETEALAADQPTEAGLTPENVENLEADAEAAGQGAAENLRPRPKEA; encoded by the coding sequence ATGAGCCAGTTGCTTGAAGCTGGCGTGCATTACGGGGGCTCGACCCGCCGCTGGAACCCGAAGATGAAGCGCTTCATCCACGGTGAGCGCAACGGTATCTACATCATCGACCTGCAGCAGACGCTGGGTCGCATCGAGACCGCCTACGTCTACGTGCGCGACCTGGTCGCCGATGGCGGCACGATCCTGTTCGTCGGCACCAAAAGGCAAGCTCAGGATTCGGTGCAGTTCTATGCCGAGAAGTGCGGGATGCCCTACGTGAACGAGCGCTGGCTCGGCGGGATGCTCACCAACTTCCAGACGATCTCCAAGCGTGTGGCGAAGATGAAGGAGTACCTGCGCATGCGGGACTCCGGTGAGTTCGAGGCGATGCCCAAGAAGGAAGCCCTCCTCATCTCCCGTGAGCTCGAGAAGCTCGAGCGCAACCTCGGTGGCGTCCGCAACATGGAGCGCCTGCCCGACGCGGTCTTCGTGCTCGACACCAAGAAGGAAGACATCGCGGTCACGGAGGCCAACAAGCTCGGTCTCCCGATCGTCGCCGTGGTCGACACCAACTGCGATCCCGACATCATCCAGTACGTCATCCCGGGTAACGACGACGCCATCCGCTCCGCCAACCTCATGGCCCGTGTGGTCGCCGATGCCGTCGAGGAGGGCCGGTTCATCGCCTCGCGTAAGCGCGGCGCTGCGGCCGATGCCGCCGCTCCCGCCGTGCAGGAGCGCAGCGCCGAGGAGGTGGCCGCCCACGAGGCCGCTCAGGCCAAGGCCCGCCGTCAGGCCGCCGAGGCCGCGGCCGCCCGCGATGCCCGCATCGCCGCCGAGCAGGCCGAGCCGGCCCAGTCCGCGGAGGAGACCGAGGCCCTCGCCGCCGACCAGCCCACCGAGGCCGGCCTCACCCCAGAGAACGTCGAGAACCTCGAGGCCGACGCCGAGGCTGCCGGTCAGGGCGCCGCCGAGAACCTCCGCCCCCGCCCAAAGGAGGCCTGA
- a CDS encoding GNAT family N-acetyltransferase, producing the protein MNDPPTPPTVIRNAEPADLAEVLAIERAAFDAEPIDELVENLLVDPTAAPWVSLLALREDRPVGHILFTKGHLQTEGGQPVVFLLAPLAVVPDAQSQGVGGRLIEAGLDALRRAGADLVFVLGHPDYYPRHGFRPAGVLGFEAPYPIPDDVADAWMVQELKPGCIGRLRGRVACATAMDRPEYWRE; encoded by the coding sequence ATGAACGACCCGCCGACCCCGCCGACCGTGATCCGCAACGCCGAGCCGGCAGATCTCGCCGAGGTCCTCGCCATCGAACGGGCGGCGTTCGACGCGGAGCCCATCGACGAGTTGGTGGAGAACCTGCTCGTCGACCCGACAGCGGCACCCTGGGTGTCCTTGCTCGCCCTGCGGGAGGATCGTCCGGTCGGCCACATCTTGTTCACGAAAGGACACCTTCAGACGGAAGGAGGTCAGCCCGTCGTCTTCCTGTTGGCACCCCTCGCCGTGGTTCCCGACGCGCAGAGCCAGGGCGTCGGCGGCCGGCTGATCGAGGCGGGCCTCGATGCCCTGCGCCGAGCGGGTGCTGACCTCGTCTTCGTTCTGGGGCACCCCGACTACTACCCCCGCCACGGCTTCCGGCCGGCCGGTGTCCTCGGCTTCGAGGCGCCCTACCCCATCCCCGACGACGTCGCCGACGCCTGGATGGTGCAGGAGTTGAAGCCGGGCTGCATCGGCCGGCTCCGGGGCAGGGTGGCCTGCGCGACGGCGATGGACCGTCCGGAGTACTGGAGGGAGTGA
- a CDS encoding nuclear transport factor 2 family protein, whose product MTTFDEAEVRAAYDQFVAVGESGDWNAWADLHTVDGVWVEHHLGRFEGREAIRRAIVDVMAQAPSTMTFPVEWVVVEGNRVVYYPWQVLPHPTGQGEDFRFGCVTILEYAGDGQFSYQEDLYNPTEGAEVFGRWIAAGGVLPAGVSSPD is encoded by the coding sequence ATGACGACGTTCGACGAGGCCGAGGTCCGCGCCGCCTACGACCAGTTCGTGGCCGTGGGCGAGAGCGGCGACTGGAACGCCTGGGCCGACCTGCACACGGTCGACGGCGTCTGGGTGGAGCACCACCTCGGGCGCTTCGAGGGTCGAGAGGCGATCAGGCGCGCCATCGTCGACGTGATGGCCCAGGCCCCGTCGACCATGACCTTCCCCGTGGAGTGGGTCGTCGTCGAGGGCAACCGCGTCGTGTACTACCCCTGGCAGGTCCTCCCCCACCCCACCGGGCAGGGGGAGGACTTCCGCTTCGGATGCGTCACGATCCTCGAGTACGCCGGCGACGGCCAGTTCTCCTACCAGGAGGACCTGTACAACCCCACGGAGGGAGCCGAGGTGTTCGGGCGATGGATCGCCGCCGGTGGCGTGCTGCCGGCCGGGGTGTCATCGCCCGACTGA
- a CDS encoding CAP domain-containing protein: MALFHHRAVASAFVGLLALAGCSSTNDEPGAAPTVGGADQTSAPETTDTGSPQTSQAGTPPPEDDVAVERRMERMVFDLVNAERTERALEPLEWDDQLAGLARDWTAQMAEEGTLEHQDTQVVLKRSEGFTGVGENIFRGAGPVPASTVHVGWMRSAGHRANVLRPGFDRIGIGFVCDDGVLWATQRFGRTAGTGSLGSDDTAPPQEPIVAREGQGPTCPGATGRPDVVPG, from the coding sequence ATGGCTCTTTTCCACCACCGCGCCGTCGCGTCCGCCTTCGTCGGTCTCCTGGCGCTCGCCGGTTGCAGCTCGACCAACGACGAGCCGGGCGCGGCACCCACCGTGGGCGGAGCGGACCAGACCAGCGCCCCCGAGACCACCGACACCGGCTCGCCCCAGACCTCTCAGGCGGGTACGCCGCCCCCCGAGGACGACGTCGCCGTCGAGCGGAGGATGGAACGGATGGTGTTCGACCTGGTCAACGCCGAGCGAACCGAGCGCGCACTCGAGCCCTTGGAGTGGGACGACCAGCTGGCCGGCCTGGCGCGCGACTGGACCGCGCAGATGGCCGAGGAGGGGACCCTGGAGCACCAGGACACCCAGGTGGTGTTGAAACGGTCCGAGGGGTTCACTGGTGTGGGCGAGAACATCTTCCGCGGCGCCGGGCCGGTACCGGCCTCGACCGTCCACGTGGGATGGATGCGCTCGGCGGGTCACCGGGCCAACGTGCTGCGACCGGGGTTCGACCGCATCGGCATCGGCTTCGTGTGCGACGACGGTGTGCTCTGGGCCACCCAGCGCTTCGGCCGGACCGCCGGGACTGGGAGCCTCGGATCCGACGACACCGCGCCGCCTCAGGAACCGATCGTGGCCCGCGAAGGCCAAGGCCCGACCTGCCCGGGTGCCACCGGCCGGCCCGACGTGGTCCCTGGATGA